A section of the Oryza sativa Japonica Group chromosome 1, ASM3414082v1 genome encodes:
- the LOC4326329 gene encoding putative receptor protein kinase ZmPK1 — translation MAALLYLTILSSLSFHLCSCASPWRTMTTGSHIRAEDHDKIFLLSPDTTFSCGFHQLGTNAFTFSIWYTHTTEKTAVWTANPYSPANGGYSPVNLYGSRVSLGHDGNLVLTDTNGTTVWESKTSSGKHTTVTLLDTGNLVIKDSSNSTVWQSFDSPTDTLLPWQNLTKNIRLVSRYHHLYFDNDNVLRLLYDGPEITSIYWPSPDYNAEKNGRTRFNSTRIAFLDDEGNFVSSDGFKIEATDSGPRIKRRITIDYDGNFRMYSLNESTGNWTITGQAVIQMCYVHGLCGKNGICDYSGGLRCRCPPEYVMVDPTDWNKGCEPTFTIDSKRPHEDFMFVKQPHADFYGFDLGSNKSISFEACQNICLNSSSCLSFTYKGGDGLCYTKGLLYNGQVYPYFPGDNYMKVPKNSSKSTPSISKQQRLTCNLSAPEIMLGSASMYGTKKDNIKWAYFYVFAAILGGLESLVIVTGWYLFFKKHNIPKSMEDGYKMITNQFRRFTYRELKEATGKFKEELGRGGAGIVYRGVLEDKKIVAVKKLTDVRQGEEEFWAEVTLIGRINHINLVRMWGFCSEGTNRLLVYEYVENESLDKYLFGERCHESLLSWSQRYRIALGTARGLAYLHHECLEWVVHCDVKPENILLSRDFDAKIADFGLAKLAKRDSTSFNFTHMRGTMGYMAPEWALNLPINAKVDVYSYGVVLLEIVTGIRVSSGIVVDERQVEFPEFVQEAKKIQATGNVTDLVDDRLHGHFDPEQVITMVKVALSCLEERSKRPTMDEILKALMLCDDEDDYHPAYSY, via the coding sequence ATGGCTGCGCTGCTGTATCTAACCATCCTCTCATCACTCTCCTTCCACCTCTGCTCTTGTGCTTCCCCATGGCGAACCATGACGACCGGCTCACACATCAGAGCTGAGGACCATGACAAGATCTTCCTCCTCTCACCTGATACCACCTTCTCTTGCGGCTTCCATCAGCTTGGCACAAATGCTTTCACCTTCTCGATCTGGTACACCCACACCACCGAGAAAACTGCCGTGTGGACGGCGAATCCCTACTCTCCGGCGAATGGGGGATACTCCCCAGTGAACCTTTACGGCTCCAGGGTGTCGCTGGGCCATGATGGCAACCTAGTCCTCACAGATACCAACGGCACGACGGTGTGGGAAAGCAAGACATCTTCAGGCAAGCATACTACAGTTACCCTTCTTGACACCGGCAATCTTGTAATCAAGGATTCCAGCAATAGTACTGTGTGGCAGAGCTTCGACTCACCGACCGATACCTTGCTGCCATGGCAGAACCTGACCAAAAACATAAGGTTAGTCTCTCGTTATCATCACCTCTACTTTGATAACGATAATGTCCTGCGCCTATTATATGACGGCCCAGAGATTACAAGCATCTACTGGCCAAGTCCAGATTATAATGCCGAAAAAAATGGGCGTACTAGATTTAACAGCACCAGGATAGCATTTCTTGATGATGAGGGTAATTTTGTGTCAAGTGATGGATTCAAGATAGAGGCTACAGATTCAGGTCCTAGGATCAAGAGAAGGATTACAATTGATTATGATGGCAATTTTAGAATGTACAGCTTGAACGAGTCAACGGGCAACTGGACTATCACAGGGCAGGCCGTGATACAGATGTGTTATGTTCATGGGCTATGCGGCAAGAATGGGATATGTGACTACTCGGGAGGTCTAAGATGTAGATGTCCTCCAGAATATGTGATGGTTGATCCAACAGATTGGAACAAAGGATGTGAACCAACGTTTACAATCGATAGCAAAAGACCACATGAGGACTTTATGTTCGTCAAACAGCCTCATGCAGACTTCTATGGCTTCGATCTGGGATCAAATAAATCCATCTCATTTGAAGCATGTCAGAATATTTGCTTGAACAGCAGCTCCTGCTTATCATTCACATACAAGGGTGGGGATGGTTTATGTTACACTAAAGGCTTACTCTACAATGGTCAGGTGTACCCATATTTCCCCGGAGACAACTACATGAAAGTACCTAAGAATTCAAGCAAATCAACACCCTCAATCTCCAAACAACAAAGACTCACTTGCAACCTCAGTGCTCCTGAGATCATGCTAGGCTCAGCAAGTATGTATGGAACAAAGAAGGACAATATAAAGTGGGCATACTTCTATGTTTTTGCTGCAATATTGGGAGGTCTAGAGTCGCTTGTAATAGTGACAGGCTGGTACCTTTTTTTCAAGAAGCATAACATACCCAAGTCCATGGAGGATGGATACAAGATGATAACAAACCAGTTCAGGCGATTTACATACCGAGAATTGAAGGAAGCGACTGGAAAATTCAAAGAAGAGCTTGGGAGGGGTGGGGCTGGAATTGTTTATAGAGGAGTACTTGAAGATAAGAAAATAGTGGCAGTAAAGAAGCTTACAGACGTTCGGCAAGGAGAGGAGGAATTCTGGGCAGAAGTGACTCTAATTGGGAGGATCAATCACATAAATTTGGTAAGGATGTGGGGGTTTTGCTCAGAAGGGACAAACAGACTATTGGTATATGAGTATGTGGAGAACGAGTCATTGGACAAGTACCTCTTTGGTGAGAGATGCCACGAAAGCCTGCTAAGTTGGAGCCAAAGGTACAGGATTGCCCTGGGCACAGCCAGGGGTCTTGCTTATCTTCATCACGAATGCCTTGAGTGGGTCGTGCATTGTGATGTGAAACCAGAAAACATACTTCTAAGTAGAGATTTCGATGCCAAGATAGCAGACTTTGGACTAGCCAAACTTGCAAAGCGAGACAGCACTAGTTTCAATTTCACCCATATGAGGGGCACAATGGGCTACATGGCACCAGAATGGGCGTTGAATTTGCCGATCAATGCAAAGGTTGATGTCTACAGCTATGGAGTAGTGCTCCTTGAGATTGTGACAGGAATCAGGGTTTCAAGCGGCATAGTGGTAGATGAAAGGCAAGTGGAGTTTCCAGAGTTTGTCCAGGAGGCCAAAAAGATTCAGGCTACAGGGAATGTCACCGATTTAGTGGATGACAGACTGCATGGACACTTTGATCCAGAGCAAGTAATTACAATGGTGAAGGTAGCTCTTTCATGCCTGGAAGAAAGAAGCAAGAGGCCAACAATGGATGAAATTCTGAAGGCTCTCATGTTATGTGATGACGAAGACGACTACCATCCTGCCTATTCATATTAG
- the LOC107276023 gene encoding putative receptor protein kinase ZmPK1, giving the protein MARLLCLVILPLISVLPFSYASPLLMLSTGSSLFVEEHKQTFLTSPNADFSCGFYEVGGNAFSFSIWFTNSKNRTVVWSANPKSPVNGHGSKVTLNHEGNLVLADVNGTANWDSKTSSGKGTTAVLLDTGNLVIRDSTGTKLWQSFWAPTDTLLPLQPLTKGTRLVSGYFNLYFDNDNVLRLMYDGPEISSIYWPSPDYSVFDIGRTSYNGSRNAILDTEGHFLSSDKLDIKAADWGAGINRRLTLDYDGNLRMYSLNASDGSWKVSWQAIAKLCDVHGLCGENGICEFLPSFKCSCPPGYEMRDPTNWSRGCRPLFSKNCSKIEEYEFFKLAQTDFYGFDLIINQSISLKECKKTCLDICSCSAVTYKTGSGTCYIKYVLFNGYSSTNFPGDNYIKLPKNMVSKQSDLSCNPTKEIVLGSSSMYGMNDANKNYATYYVFAAVLGALVLIFTGTSWWFLYSKHNIPMSMEAGYRMVTSQFRMFTYRELREATGKFKEEIGRGASGIVYRGVLEDKRVIAVKRLMNISHGEEEFWAEMSIIGRINHMNLVRMWGFCSEGQQKLLVYEYVDNESLDKYLFGDVSAERLLAWSQRFKIALGTARGLAYLHHECLEWVVHCDVKPENILLTRDFEVKIADFGLAKLSKRDSTSLNFTHMRGTMGYMAPEWALNSPINAKVDVYSYGVVLLEIVTGSRISSGIKVDGREVELRDFVQVMKHILATGDVKDVIDTRLNGHFNSEQAKVMVEVAISCLEERNSRPTMDEIAKAFLACDDEDNHPAYSW; this is encoded by the coding sequence atggcAAGATTACTCTGTCTAGTCATTCTTCCCTTGATCAGTGTACTGCCATTCTCATATGCTTCACCCCTGTTGATGCTAAGCACCGGCTCATCCTTATTTGTTGAAGAGCATAAGCAAACCTTCCTTACCTCACCAAACGCCGATTTCTCTTGTGGCTTCTATGAAGTTGGAGGGAATGCTTTCTCCTTCTCCATCTGGTTCACCAACAGCAAGAATAGGACCGTCGTATGGTCTGCAAACCCCAAGTCCCCGGTAAATGGCCATGGCTCTAAGGTGACACTGAACCATGAAGGTAACCTGGTCCTCGCTGATGTCAATGGCACCGCAAATTGGGACAGCAAGACGAGCTCTGGCAAGGGCACAACGGCTGTCCTTCTTGACACTGGCAATCTCGTCATCAGAGACTCCACAGGCACGAAGTTATGGCAAAGCTTCTGGGCACCAACGGATACCTTGCTTCCATTACAGCCTCTCACCAAAGGTACAAGACTGGTCTCTGGTTATTTCAACCTCTATTTTGACAATGACAATGTGTTACGCCTCATGTATGATGGGCCAGAAATATCTAGCATCTATTGGCCAAGTCCAGACTACTCAGTGTTTGATATTGGGAGGACTAGCTACAATGGCTCCAGGAATGCAATCCTTGACACTGAAGGACACTTCCTCTCAAGTGATAAGCTGGATATCAAGGCTGCTGATTGGGGTGCTGGAATCAACAGAAGGCTGACGCTTGATTATGATGGGAATCTAAGAATGTATAGTTTGAATGCATCAGATGGGAGCTGGAAAGTCTCATGGCAGGCTATAGCAAAATTGTGTGATGTGCATGGACTGTGTGGCGAGAATGGTATATGTGAGTTCTTGCCAAGCTTCAAGTGTTCTTGTCCCCCTGGATATGAGATGAGAGATCCAACAAACTGGAGCAGAGGTTGTCGTCCACTATTCAGCAAAAACTGCAGCAAAATAGAAGAATATGAGTTCTTCAAGCTCGCTCAAACCGACTTTTATGGCTTCGATCTAATCATCAACCAATCCATCTCACTTAAAGAATGTAAAAAGACTTGCTTGGACATCTGCTCCTGCTCAGCAGTCACGTATAAGACAGGGTCTGGAACTTGTTACATCAAATATGTACTCTTCAATGGCTACAGCTCCACAAATTTTCCGGGTGATAACTACATCAAACTACCCAAGAATATGGTTTCCAAACAGTCCGATCTCTCATGCAACCCAACCAAAGAGATTGTACTAGGATCTTCAAGTATGTATGGAATGAATGATGCAAATAAAAATTATGCAACCTATTATGTGTTTGCAGCAGTATTGGGAGCTCTAGTGCTAATCTTCACAGGTACAAGCTGGTGGTTTCTTTACAGCAAGCACAACATACCCATGTCAATGGAGGCAGGCTACAGGATGGTAACAAGCCAATTCAGGATGTTCACGTACCGAGAATTAAGGGAGGCAACTGGAAAGTTCAAGGAAGAGATTGGAAGAGGAGCCTCTGGTATTGTTTACAGAGGAGTACTTGAAGATAAGAGAGTGATAGCCGTGAAGAGGCTAATGAATATTTCACATGGTGAGGAGGAATTCTGGGCAGAAATGAGTATTATTGGAAGGATCAATCACATGAACTTAGTTAGGATGTGGGGTTTTTGCTCCGAGGGTCAACAAAAACTACTGGTGTATGAGTATGTGGACAATGAATCACTGGACAAGTATTTATTTGGTGATGTAAGTGCTGAGCGATTGCTTGCATGGAGCCAACGGTTCAAAATAGCGTTGGGTACAGCTAGAGGTTTGGCCTATCTCCATCACGAGTGCCTAGAGTGGGTTGTCCATTGTGATGTAAAACCAGAGAACATACTTCTGACCAGAGATTTTGAAGTGAAGATAGCAGACTTTGGACTGGCCAAACTCTCAAAGAGAGACAGTACCAGTTTAAACTTCACGCATATGAGGGGTACAATGGGCTACATGGCACCAGAATGGGCGTTGAACTCACCAATCAATGCAAAGGTTGATGTCTACAGTTATGGTGTTGTTCTTCTTGAGATTGTAACTGGAAGCAGGATATCAAGCGGGATAAAAGTGGATGGGAGGGAGGTGGAGCTCAGAGATTTTGTGCAGGTCATGAAACATATTCTGGCTACTGGGGACGTCAAGGATGTAATTGATACTAGACTGAATGGGCATTTCAATTCTGAGCAAGCAAAGGTAATGGTGGAAGTTGCTATATCTTGTCTTGAAGAAAGAAACAGCAGGCCTACAATGGATGAAATTGCAAAAGCCTTCCTGGCATGTGATGACGAAGACAATCACCCAGCCTACTCATGGTGA
- the LOC136355467 gene encoding uncharacterized protein: MGEGASSSGVPRSSSRGGPPLTLTPGGAGCRAFVASLRNVRWPPKFRPNLTEKYDGSINPSEFLQIYNTIIVAAGGDDRVMANYFPMALKGQARGWLMTQPPDSIHSWEDLCQQFVTNFQGTYPRPGEEADLHAVRRKDDESLRSYIQRFCQVRHTIPCIPAHAVVYAFRNGVRHNRMLEKIASKEPKTTAELFELADKVARKEEAWAWNSPGTGAAAAAAPESAPRSKRRDRRGKRKPARSDDEGHVLAADGPTRAPRKGKITGDKPSSTAPSGEGRSADKWCSVHNTYRHSLADCRSVKNLAERFRKADEEKRQGRREGKAPVTSTSDQREEAKNKAPADDGGGSEDLDFQIPQGTVATFDGGACARISRRGFKAMRRELLAAVPTHEAIRKAR, encoded by the coding sequence ATGGGGGAAGGCGCCTCCTCATCTGGAGTGCCACGCTCTTCTTCGCGAGGCGGCCCTCCCCTCACGCTCACCCCTGGGGGGGCAGGTTGTAGGGCTTTCGTTGCGAGTCTCCGGAATGTCCGGTGGCCCCCGAAGTTTCGCCCCAACCTCACGGAGAAGTATGATGGCAGCATCAACCCCTCCGAGTTCCTCCAAATCTACAACACGATCATCGTGGCGGCAGGGGGTGACGACCGGGTTATGGCGAACTACTTTCCCATGGCCCTTAAGGGTCAGGCGCGTGGCTGGTTGATGACCCAGCCCCCCGACTCCATTcactcttgggaggatctgtgccagcagttcgTCACGAACTTCCAGGGGACATATCCCCGCCCGGGGGAAGAAGCGGACCTGCATGCTGTGCGGCGGAAGGACGACGAGTCCCTCCGTTCGTATATACAGCGCTTCTGCCAGGTCCGCCACACCATACCGTGCATTCCAGCCCACGCAGTAGTGTATGCATTCCGGAACGGCGTGCGGCATAACCGCATGCtggagaagatcgcctccaaggagcccaagACTACCGCCGAGCTCTTCGAGCTGGCGGACAAGGTGGCCcggaaggaggaggcgtgggCCTGGAACTCTCCTGGCACcggtgcggcggctgcggctgccccCGAGTCTGCCCCCCGCTCTAAGCGGCGAGATAGGAGAGGCAAGAGGAAACCGGcccgttccgacgacgagggccaTGTCCTTGCGGCAGACGGGCCCACGCGGGCCCCGCGCAAAGGAAAGATTACCGGCGATAagccgagctccaccgccccctccggCGAAGGCCGGTCGGCGGACAAGTGGTGTTCGGTGCACAACACTTACCGCCACAGTCTCGCCGACTGCCGCTCGGTCAAGAACTTGGCCGAGCGGTTCCGAAAGGCCGATGAGGAAAAGCGGCAGGGTCGACGGGAGGGCAAGGCTCCCGTGACCTCAACCAGTGACCAGCGAGAGGAGGCCAAGAACAAGGCCCCTGCTGACGATGGCGGAGGTAGTGAGGATCTGGATTTCCAGATACCCCAAGGGACCGTCGCCACATTCGATGGGGGGGCTTGCGCTCGCATTTCTCGTCGAGGGTTCAAGGCCATGAGGCGGGAACTTCTGGCCGCTGTTCCCACCCACGAGGCGATCCGGAAGGCGCGCTAG
- the LOC136355468 gene encoding uncharacterized protein codes for MKRVLVDGGASLNIISPAAFDALKAPGMKLQPSLPIIGVTLGHTWPLGHVELPVTFGDSTNFCTERIDFDVADLNLPYNAVLGRPALVKFMAATHYAYLQMKMPGPAGPITIFGDVKVALACAEQRADNLAMATGPQAPEAPASRAPKKRLTLADEEGALVSFLRANSDVFAWKPSDMPRVPREVIEHRLAVRPDARPVRQKVRRQAPERQAFIREEVEEVARLLEADFIR; via the exons ATGAAGCGTGTGCTGGTGGACGGTGGGGCCAGTCTGAACATCATCTCCCCGGCTGCCTTTGACGCgctcaaggccccggggatgaagCTCCAACCGTCGCTGCCAATCATTGGCGTTACTCTGGGACACACGTGGCCGCTTGGTCACGTCGAGCTCCCAGTAACCTTCGGCGACTCCACCAATTTCTGCACCGAGCGGAtcgacttcgatgtggcggatctcaatctgccctacaacgcggtcctgggcagacccgcgttggtgaagttcatggccgccacccattacgcctacctccagatgaagatgccaggTCCTGCCGGTCCCATCACCATCTTTGGTGATGTCAAAGTCGCCCTCGCCTGTGCAGAACAGCGCGCGGACAACTTGGCGATGGCCACGGGGCCGCAGGCCCCGGAGGCCCCCGCGTCCCGCGCCCCCAAGAAGCGCCTCACCTTGGCCGACGAG GAaggcgcgctcgtctccttcctgcgggcgaATTCTGACGTTTTCGCATGGAAGCCGTCGGATATGCCcagggtccccagggaggtgattgagcaccgccTCGCCGTGCGACCGGATGCGCGACCTGTCCGGCAAAAAGTGCGGCGTCAAGCCCCGGAGCGACAAGCCTTCAtcagggaggaggtggaggaggtggcgcggctCCTGGAGGCTGATTTCATCCGCTAG
- the LOC136354990 gene encoding uncharacterized protein — protein MLAHGNADSARRALQPSDGVGELPGPEFVGEAKGRDLPSLILHQAPQVGKGTLSLSELARQPRAAGRPAGCQVLLPGLQFGSPRRYRRALSASALQMPGLAPSSSLLALRKLLAQPAQGYLAAVYLGFALGECGVPFPARLLPQP, from the coding sequence ATGCTGGCGCATGGGAACGCCGACTCGGCGCGCCGCGcgctccagccgagcgacggcGTCGGAGAGCTGCCCGGGCCCGAGTTCGTTGGTGAGGCGAAGGGCCGCGATCTCCCCAGCCTGATCTTGCACCAGGCGCCCCAGGTCGGCAAGGGTACTCTGAGCCTTAGCGAGCTCGCTCGCCAACCCCGCGCCGCCGGGCGGCCCGCCGGCTGCCAGGTGCTTCTCCCGGGCCTCCAGTTCGGAAGCCCTCGCCGCTATCGCCGCGCGCTCAGCGCAAGCGCTCTCCAGATGCCGGGCCTCGCGCCCAGCAGCAGCCTCCTCGCGCTTCGCAAGCTGCTCGCCCAGCCGGCGCAAGGCTACCTCGCGGCGGTTTACCTCGGCTTCGCGCTCGGCGAGTGCGGCGTCCCGTTCCCGGCACGCCTCCTCCCGCAGCCGTAG